One window of the Candidatus Hydrogenedentota bacterium genome contains the following:
- a CDS encoding ankyrin repeat domain-containing protein: MFKKRTRPLYMGLRATAVFVALALCACRPNNPARQDAHGLTALHRAARDGDLAAVEKLLRSGARANLQDADGVTPLHRAARHGNLEMARLLVSYYADPTLTTNDGWDAVQLAAWHGQVEMVRFLLANGGKLDRKTPEGHTLLHIAAIKGNETLFRAAMEDWSRYGAGGRLSVNERDGEANTPLHLAVRHKQLDVLFPLLTAGSDPDALDGAGNTPLHLAIQAGALEMVRILVTQGADVNKKDAAGKTPLMLAQENSPEIAQLVWQWGGR, translated from the coding sequence ATGTTCAAGAAAAGGACAAGACCGCTGTATATGGGCTTGCGCGCGACCGCCGTGTTCGTGGCGCTGGCGCTGTGCGCGTGCCGTCCGAACAACCCGGCCCGGCAGGACGCGCACGGTCTCACGGCGCTGCATCGCGCCGCGCGCGACGGCGACCTCGCCGCAGTCGAGAAGCTGTTGCGCTCCGGCGCGCGCGCGAACCTGCAAGACGCGGACGGCGTAACACCGCTGCACCGCGCCGCGCGCCACGGGAACCTCGAGATGGCCCGGTTATTGGTCAGCTATTACGCCGACCCCACTCTGACGACGAATGACGGCTGGGACGCCGTGCAACTGGCCGCGTGGCACGGGCAGGTTGAAATGGTGCGGTTCCTGCTCGCTAACGGTGGCAAGCTCGACCGGAAGACGCCCGAGGGCCATACATTGCTTCACATCGCGGCGATCAAGGGCAATGAGACCCTGTTTCGCGCCGCCATGGAGGACTGGAGCCGCTACGGGGCCGGCGGCAGACTGTCCGTCAACGAACGTGACGGAGAGGCCAACACTCCGCTGCACCTGGCTGTCCGTCACAAGCAGTTGGACGTGCTCTTTCCCCTGCTGACGGCTGGGTCAGACCCGGACGCACTGGATGGCGCCGGCAACACGCCCCTGCATCTGGCTATCCAGGCGGGGGCTCTGGAGATGGTCCGAATCCTGGTGACGCAGGGCGCCGACGTGAACAAGAAGGACGCGGCGGGCAAGACGCCCTTGATGCTCGCGCAAGAGAACAGCCCGGAGATCGCGCAGCTGGTCTGGCAATGGGGAGGCCGCTGA
- a CDS encoding class I SAM-dependent methyltransferase: MEKEEYAILDRVQDAHWWYRGLCAMLEDALDNGLPTGHRDARLCCDAGCGAGVAFPVLRQSARVIGVDCAEEALRFCVLRGEHRLARASVTAIPLADACFDLVVSCDVLYHRGVHDEALAVREMCRILKPGGLLLVNVPAYEWLRSSHDAAIHTGRRFTRAQVIRLLDQNGFETVRATYWNTLLFPIVAAVRVWRRAVPRAQSDLSGPRPGWRQAAPAAVLTLERRILRRISLPFGVSIFAVARKA; the protein is encoded by the coding sequence GTGGAGAAGGAAGAATACGCCATCCTGGACCGCGTCCAGGACGCTCATTGGTGGTATCGCGGCTTATGCGCGATGCTTGAAGACGCGCTGGATAACGGCTTGCCGACAGGCCATCGCGATGCACGGCTATGCTGCGACGCGGGCTGCGGCGCGGGTGTCGCCTTTCCGGTGTTGCGCCAGTCGGCGCGGGTCATCGGCGTCGATTGCGCGGAGGAGGCGCTGCGTTTCTGCGTTCTTCGTGGCGAGCACAGGCTTGCCCGGGCTTCCGTGACGGCCATTCCTCTTGCCGATGCGTGTTTCGACCTCGTCGTGTCCTGCGACGTGCTCTATCATCGCGGTGTACACGATGAGGCATTGGCTGTGCGCGAAATGTGCCGCATCCTCAAACCGGGCGGCCTCCTGCTTGTCAATGTTCCCGCCTATGAATGGCTGCGTTCCTCGCACGACGCCGCCATACATACCGGCAGGCGTTTCACCCGTGCGCAAGTGATTCGTTTGCTTGATCAGAACGGATTCGAAACGGTCCGAGCGACGTACTGGAACACGCTGTTGTTTCCCATCGTCGCCGCGGTTCGTGTTTGGCGCAGGGCGGTCCCGCGTGCCCAGTCGGACCTGAGCGGCCCCCGGCCCGGCTGGCGCCAGGCCGCTCCCGCGGCCGTGCTTACCCTGGAACGGCGCATCCTCAGGCGGATTTCGCTCCCGTTCGGAGTGTCTATCTTCGCCGTCGCGCGCAAGGCGTAA
- a CDS encoding response regulator, whose protein sequence is MANTRKKLARRSIERRILTSILWVGVIPMAIALTLGYFAAHEGQRIAVQQNLETAASKTALGVQLAIKGRQRGVVRLTQDPIITEALGRLRLGETMDRDAVMQRLRSETSAAADLQSRFHLYDAAGRHLVGTDAASPDEEDHPEWVGTIDSVQFKSLYPASTGEGYTARVVGPVYAPGSETVLGFVADDQNIEDLLRFVLRQGSWEEGPVGSNDVYEVVYLGDLFSATAYLDSGVDPSDPDVTVSPVVETSVDPQLAELLRNARKDFDSFSIWNYRSRGESIHALIAYHRLMPERNLFIVVYRPRMTVFANINLAAVISFVVSVIIIALFCIVAYRNVHNNIIRAVSLLNEGAQIIKQGDYELKLKIGTGDEIEQLANSFNEMASALRRNIKQLEESEEKYRSLITSMRDGIYQTDPAGRILFMNPAGVEILGFRTVDDVMSRHLRELFVEEDDFVRLTRELARRGYIERTRVWMRRSDDRAICVEITANRVESREGAILGMEGAFRDVTQSVRLEQEARERSERISAINQIANVINSSLEAGRVYESIVGEVRKVVTFDYASVSLQGKDGDGFETRQLWPEPDDGGAAVVRREEDSSCVAWVAREGHTLIVDNLGGASAELARQFPPGTLSCLCTPLHANERIIGSLNLGAARNSAFTTHDIEVMEQMAPHVAIAIRNAVLMDNLQHSLDEVTQAREELHRVNEELKTLDEMKTNLLSNVSHELRTPLVAVMGYTDMILNGKAGPVNETQREYLGITLRNVEKLVTLIENLLDFSRLHRGQEELVFDVFDMVDCALTSIQIIQPVADSRGIAVTLNAPPEPVLVEGDKGKLGQVFNNLLSNAVKFNRQGGQVCVDIRINGDNVEASVSDTGIGIPKEAQDKVFTRFYQYDATSTRKYGGTGIGLSISQDIMRLHGSRITIRSEEGRGSTFLFTLPLSNVRHPAPEGQTPPLPLPVETHLLVCLVTQDRALSGQVRNMLLSERMDIIHAAYPAFAVTLVNRYNPDCMIVDTQVGPLGSVVLDEILADPSASSVPVILLTNDDHLYARYRNVVAGRIKRGFRRSTLLSGIHYALSKGVSTGEQLGHKILTVDDDREICTFIRRCLEPEGHVVDQCASGEEALERMATGEYWLVLLDIAMPGLDGWETCARIRANPALAGVKVYLVTAKAVDKTLQQIQESGADGYLLKPFKAEDLLTLIQGFETSRGVKLSP, encoded by the coding sequence ATGGCGAATACGCGCAAAAAACTGGCCCGGCGCAGCATCGAGCGGCGCATCCTGACATCCATCCTGTGGGTGGGCGTCATTCCCATGGCCATTGCGCTCACCCTTGGGTATTTTGCCGCGCACGAGGGGCAACGCATCGCCGTACAGCAGAACCTGGAAACGGCTGCGAGCAAGACCGCGCTGGGCGTGCAACTGGCCATCAAGGGCCGCCAGCGCGGCGTTGTCCGGCTGACGCAAGACCCGATTATCACGGAGGCGCTCGGCCGCCTGCGTCTTGGCGAGACGATGGACCGGGACGCCGTCATGCAACGGCTCAGAAGCGAAACCTCGGCCGCTGCCGACCTTCAGTCCCGATTCCATCTCTACGATGCCGCTGGCCGGCACCTTGTGGGGACGGACGCCGCTTCGCCAGATGAAGAGGATCACCCCGAATGGGTGGGAACCATCGATTCCGTGCAATTCAAGAGCCTGTACCCCGCGTCCACGGGCGAAGGGTATACCGCCCGCGTCGTCGGCCCCGTGTATGCTCCCGGCTCCGAAACGGTTCTCGGTTTTGTCGCGGATGACCAGAATATCGAAGACTTGCTTCGTTTTGTGCTGCGCCAGGGCAGCTGGGAAGAAGGCCCGGTCGGCAGCAACGACGTCTACGAGGTAGTCTACCTGGGCGACCTGTTTTCCGCTACTGCATACCTCGATTCCGGCGTCGACCCTTCCGACCCGGACGTCACAGTCAGTCCCGTGGTCGAGACCAGCGTTGATCCCCAGCTGGCCGAGCTTTTGCGCAATGCCAGGAAGGACTTCGATTCCTTCTCGATCTGGAATTACCGGAGCCGCGGCGAGAGCATCCACGCGCTCATCGCCTATCACCGTCTCATGCCGGAGCGCAACCTCTTTATCGTGGTGTACCGGCCGCGCATGACCGTCTTCGCCAATATCAACCTCGCCGCGGTCATCAGCTTTGTTGTCAGCGTTATCATCATTGCGCTCTTCTGTATCGTCGCCTACCGCAACGTCCACAACAACATCATTCGCGCCGTTTCGCTGCTCAATGAAGGCGCGCAGATCATCAAGCAGGGGGATTACGAGCTTAAACTCAAGATTGGCACGGGCGACGAGATTGAACAACTTGCCAATTCCTTTAATGAGATGGCGTCGGCGTTGCGCCGTAATATCAAACAGCTCGAGGAATCAGAAGAAAAGTACCGCAGTCTGATTACCTCGATGCGTGACGGCATCTACCAGACCGATCCCGCCGGCCGCATCCTCTTCATGAATCCGGCGGGCGTCGAAATACTTGGTTTCCGCACCGTGGACGACGTCATGAGCCGTCATCTGCGCGAACTGTTCGTCGAGGAGGATGATTTTGTGCGGCTCACGCGCGAATTGGCCCGCCGCGGCTACATCGAACGCACCCGCGTCTGGATGCGCCGCAGTGACGACCGCGCCATTTGCGTCGAGATTACGGCGAACCGGGTCGAGAGCCGCGAAGGCGCGATCCTCGGCATGGAAGGCGCGTTTCGCGATGTGACGCAGAGCGTGCGTCTTGAACAGGAGGCCCGCGAACGGTCGGAGCGTATCAGCGCGATCAACCAGATTGCGAACGTCATCAACTCCAGCCTCGAGGCCGGGCGCGTCTACGAAAGTATCGTTGGCGAAGTGCGGAAGGTTGTCACGTTCGACTATGCCTCCGTTTCCCTCCAAGGGAAGGACGGGGACGGTTTTGAGACCCGGCAACTTTGGCCGGAGCCGGACGACGGCGGGGCCGCCGTGGTGCGCCGGGAAGAAGACTCGTCCTGTGTCGCATGGGTCGCGCGCGAAGGCCATACCTTGATCGTTGACAACCTCGGCGGCGCTTCCGCGGAACTCGCGCGCCAGTTCCCGCCAGGCACCTTGAGCTGTCTGTGCACGCCCCTGCACGCGAATGAGCGCATCATCGGCTCCCTCAACCTCGGGGCCGCCCGCAACAGCGCGTTTACTACGCACGACATCGAAGTGATGGAACAGATGGCCCCGCACGTCGCCATCGCCATTCGCAACGCGGTCCTGATGGACAACCTCCAGCATTCGCTCGACGAGGTCACGCAGGCCCGCGAAGAACTCCACCGCGTAAATGAGGAACTCAAGACCCTCGACGAGATGAAGACGAATCTGCTCTCCAACGTCTCGCACGAACTGCGCACGCCCCTTGTCGCCGTCATGGGGTATACCGACATGATCCTCAACGGCAAGGCGGGCCCCGTGAATGAGACGCAGCGGGAGTATCTCGGCATTACGCTGCGCAACGTCGAAAAGCTCGTCACCTTGATCGAGAATCTGCTGGACTTCTCCCGGTTGCACCGTGGCCAGGAGGAACTCGTGTTCGATGTGTTCGACATGGTCGATTGCGCCCTCACCAGCATTCAGATCATCCAGCCCGTGGCCGACAGCCGCGGCATTGCTGTGACGCTGAACGCGCCGCCGGAGCCCGTGCTGGTGGAAGGCGACAAGGGGAAACTGGGCCAAGTCTTCAACAATCTGCTTTCGAACGCGGTGAAGTTCAATCGGCAGGGCGGTCAGGTGTGCGTGGATATCCGCATCAACGGCGACAACGTCGAGGCGTCCGTCAGCGACACGGGCATTGGCATCCCGAAAGAGGCGCAAGACAAGGTGTTTACCCGCTTCTATCAATACGACGCCACGTCCACGCGCAAATATGGCGGCACCGGCATCGGCCTTTCCATCAGCCAGGACATCATGCGCCTGCATGGCAGCCGTATCACGATCCGCAGCGAAGAGGGTCGGGGCAGCACCTTCCTGTTCACGCTGCCGCTGAGCAATGTGCGCCACCCCGCGCCGGAGGGGCAGACGCCGCCGCTGCCCTTGCCGGTGGAAACGCACCTGCTCGTGTGCCTCGTGACGCAAGACCGCGCCCTGAGCGGGCAAGTGCGCAACATGCTTCTTTCCGAGCGCATGGATATCATCCACGCCGCGTATCCGGCGTTCGCGGTGACGCTGGTCAACCGGTACAACCCCGACTGCATGATCGTCGATACGCAGGTCGGCCCGCTGGGAAGCGTCGTACTCGACGAAATCCTCGCCGACCCGTCGGCGTCAAGCGTCCCGGTGATTCTATTGACCAACGACGACCACCTGTATGCCCGGTATCGTAACGTCGTCGCGGGGCGCATCAAGCGGGGGTTTCGGCGGAGCACACTGCTCAGCGGCATCCACTACGCCCTGAGCAAAGGCGTTAGCACAGGCGAACAATTGGGTCACAAGATTCTTACCGTCGACGATGACCGCGAAATCTGCACCTTTATCCGCCGGTGTCTGGAACCGGAAGGTCATGTGGTCGACCAGTGCGCCAGTGGCGAGGAAGCGCTCGAGCGGATGGCCACGGGCGAATATTGGCTGGTGTTGCTCGACATCGCCATGCCCGGCCTTGACGGGTGGGAAACCTGCGCCCGCATCAGGGCCAACCCGGCCCTCGCGGGTGTCAAAGTCTACCTCGTGACGGCCAAAGCCGTCGACAAGACCCTGCAGCAAATCCAGGAATCGGGAGCGGATGGATACCTGCTCAAACCGTTCAAAGCTGAAGACCTCTTAACGCTGATCCAGGGCTTTGAAACGTCACGAGGCGTGAAACTATCACCGTGA
- a CDS encoding ABC transporter ATP-binding protein: MRTRSLPPAAVPDRPFLTLLRYNAPYWREYAAGAALASIHALLGLAMPLVVRGVVGAFESRTITGTGLAGFVCGLIGVFLVAGVARYFQRTLMINASRKFEYDLRNDYYARVLALSRAFLNRTSTGDIMARATNDINFARDFIGPGIMYTIDMLRVPASLGMMLWLSVKLTFIALVPLPFLSIVVYVLVRYIHRQSRIVQEQYGTVTARVQENLAGARVVKAYGIADREVARFREESERYMRENLRLVAITSFAWPLIGLLIGGAILLIIWRGGGYVIQGSLRVADLTAFLVCLIMLALPLAQFGWVLTLYQRGAVGMNRISEVLATEPDIRDGASTRRDACITHGAIRFEEVSFAHGPTPVLQNVSFEAPAGRALAIVGPTGSGKSTVVALLTREYDPQSGRICIDGVDLRELPLAVLRDAVGCVPQDTFIFSDTIRRNLLLGRTGATDAELRDACEVAQFAPDVAGMAMGYDTLLGERGINLSGGQKQRLALARAIVRNPRVLILDDALSSVDTHTEERILRGLRGVMAARTSIIISHRISAVREADLILVLQDGRIVERGSHAALIAHGGLYAGMYRRQLLEKALEDES, encoded by the coding sequence GTGAGAACCCGATCGCTTCCGCCTGCTGCCGTTCCAGACCGGCCCTTTCTGACCCTGTTGCGCTACAATGCGCCGTATTGGCGGGAATACGCCGCCGGCGCCGCGCTCGCGTCCATTCACGCGCTTCTCGGACTGGCCATGCCCCTGGTAGTCCGCGGCGTGGTCGGCGCGTTCGAATCCCGAACCATAACGGGAACGGGGCTGGCGGGTTTTGTCTGCGGATTGATAGGGGTGTTTCTTGTGGCGGGCGTGGCGCGCTATTTCCAGCGCACGCTGATGATTAACGCCTCGCGCAAGTTTGAGTACGACCTGCGCAACGATTACTACGCCCGCGTGCTGGCCTTGTCGCGCGCGTTCCTTAACCGGACCAGCACCGGCGACATCATGGCCCGCGCCACGAACGACATCAATTTCGCGCGCGACTTCATCGGCCCCGGCATCATGTATACGATTGACATGCTGCGTGTGCCGGCAAGCCTCGGCATGATGCTTTGGCTAAGCGTGAAATTGACCTTCATCGCCCTTGTGCCGCTGCCGTTTCTCTCCATCGTTGTCTATGTGCTCGTCCGTTACATCCACCGTCAGTCCCGGATTGTGCAGGAACAGTACGGAACAGTAACCGCGCGTGTCCAAGAAAACCTTGCGGGCGCGCGTGTCGTGAAGGCCTATGGCATCGCCGACCGCGAAGTGGCGCGTTTCCGCGAGGAATCCGAACGATATATGCGCGAAAACCTGCGTCTGGTGGCCATAACCTCCTTCGCGTGGCCGCTGATCGGGCTGTTGATTGGCGGCGCCATCCTGCTCATCATCTGGCGCGGTGGTGGTTACGTGATTCAGGGCTCTCTGCGTGTAGCGGACCTGACGGCCTTTCTCGTCTGCCTGATCATGCTTGCACTGCCCCTGGCCCAATTCGGCTGGGTGCTTACCCTGTACCAGCGCGGCGCGGTCGGAATGAACCGCATCAGCGAGGTGCTCGCGACGGAACCGGACATTCGGGACGGCGCGAGCACACGCCGCGACGCCTGTATCACGCACGGGGCGATCCGGTTTGAAGAGGTTTCTTTCGCGCACGGGCCGACGCCCGTACTGCAGAACGTATCGTTCGAAGCGCCCGCGGGCCGGGCCCTGGCCATCGTCGGGCCCACCGGTTCCGGCAAGAGCACCGTCGTGGCCCTGTTGACCCGCGAATACGATCCCCAGTCCGGGCGCATTTGCATCGACGGCGTCGACCTGCGCGAACTGCCCTTGGCCGTTCTGCGCGACGCTGTCGGCTGCGTGCCCCAGGATACCTTCATCTTTTCCGACACCATTCGGCGCAACCTTCTGCTGGGGCGGACCGGCGCCACCGATGCGGAGCTGCGCGATGCGTGTGAAGTAGCCCAGTTCGCGCCCGACGTGGCCGGGATGGCTATGGGATACGACACGCTGCTCGGCGAGCGCGGCATTAATCTGTCTGGCGGTCAGAAGCAACGCCTGGCCCTGGCCCGCGCCATTGTGCGCAACCCGCGCGTTCTCATCCTGGACGATGCCCTGTCGAGCGTCGACACCCACACGGAAGAACGCATTCTGCGCGGTTTGCGCGGCGTCATGGCCGCCCGCACAAGCATTATCATCTCCCACCGCATCTCGGCGGTACGCGAGGCGGACCTTATCCTTGTTCTTCAGGACGGGCGCATTGTCGAGCGCGGCAGTCACGCCGCGCTTATCGCGCACGGCGGCCTCTATGCCGGCATGTACCGGCGGCAGTTGCTCGAGAAGGCCCTGGAAGACGAATCGTGA
- a CDS encoding ABC transporter ATP-binding protein — protein sequence MSEGYHHEDEAPQRAYDARLMRRLLGYVRPYRRWMLTAVALLCVVAVISNLTPLLIMWSVDRYIASAPNVPGAGAEHAADTQAADASMDRLFRLTTILAGLIVTEAILRYIQLLIVSFVGQRTMLEMRVGLFNHLQRMPLSFLDRHPVGRLMSRVTNDVERIQQTIVSGVVDVCSDLLTLAAVLCFMFAINWELALISLSPVPLVLVVSALFRKHAQHSFLEIRRKIAGLSAYLQETLSGMRVVQLFRREQACAAEFDRKNADHRDEWFRQVRNFALYFPAVDFLGALSVSLIILYCGVQFLRTEALVSGVASVGTLFGYVFWAERFFGPIRALADRYNMLLEAMASSERVFQLLDTAPDILDKPGAAAPPQCAGRVDFDGVGFAYEEGRPVLQDIDLHIAPGERVAIVGHTGAGKSTLISLLTRFYDVTEGAICVDGVDVRDYEQVALRRRIGLVLQDVFLFSGSVAENIRLGNRDLDDAVVRQCAAYVNAARFIERLPGAYAYEVGERGCNLSTGQRQLLAFARALAHGPRILVLDEATSSVDPESEALIQDAINKLLAGRTSIVIAHRLSTIQHCDRIVVLHHGRIREMGTHQELLALGGLYRTLYELQYRDQALTERT from the coding sequence GTGAGCGAAGGCTATCACCACGAAGACGAGGCGCCGCAACGCGCTTACGACGCGCGGCTCATGCGCCGTCTGCTCGGCTACGTGCGGCCCTACCGTCGCTGGATGTTGACAGCCGTCGCGCTACTGTGTGTCGTCGCGGTCATCAGCAACCTCACGCCGCTCCTCATCATGTGGTCCGTGGACCGTTATATCGCCAGTGCGCCGAACGTGCCGGGAGCAGGCGCGGAACACGCGGCGGACACCCAGGCCGCCGATGCCAGCATGGACAGACTGTTCCGCCTGACAACCATCCTGGCCGGCCTGATAGTGACAGAGGCCATTCTCCGTTACATCCAATTGTTGATTGTGTCCTTCGTGGGCCAGCGCACCATGCTCGAGATGCGGGTGGGGCTTTTCAACCACCTGCAGCGCATGCCGCTGAGTTTTCTCGACCGCCACCCCGTGGGCCGCCTCATGTCGCGCGTCACCAACGACGTGGAGCGCATACAGCAGACTATCGTGTCCGGCGTCGTCGATGTCTGCAGCGACCTGCTCACCCTGGCCGCGGTCCTCTGTTTCATGTTCGCCATCAACTGGGAACTGGCGCTCATTTCGCTCAGCCCCGTGCCTCTTGTCCTCGTTGTGAGCGCCTTGTTCCGCAAACATGCACAGCACTCATTCCTGGAAATCAGGCGCAAGATCGCCGGTCTCAGCGCGTACCTGCAGGAAACCCTCAGCGGCATGCGCGTCGTGCAGCTGTTCCGCCGCGAGCAAGCCTGCGCGGCGGAATTCGACCGCAAGAACGCGGACCATCGCGACGAGTGGTTCCGGCAGGTGCGCAACTTCGCCCTGTATTTTCCCGCCGTGGATTTCCTGGGCGCGCTCTCCGTTTCGCTGATAATCCTCTACTGCGGCGTTCAGTTCTTGCGCACGGAAGCCCTCGTGTCCGGCGTCGCCTCCGTGGGCACCCTGTTCGGCTACGTATTCTGGGCCGAACGCTTCTTCGGACCCATTCGGGCCCTGGCCGACCGCTACAACATGCTGCTCGAAGCGATGGCCTCATCTGAGCGTGTCTTTCAACTCCTGGATACCGCGCCTGACATACTGGACAAGCCGGGCGCGGCCGCTCCGCCCCAATGCGCGGGCAGGGTCGACTTCGATGGTGTGGGATTTGCCTACGAAGAAGGCCGGCCTGTGCTCCAGGATATCGACCTGCATATTGCGCCGGGGGAACGCGTCGCCATCGTGGGGCATACCGGCGCAGGCAAGAGCACGCTCATCAGCCTGCTTACCCGCTTCTACGACGTCACGGAAGGCGCCATCTGCGTCGATGGCGTCGATGTGCGGGACTACGAGCAGGTCGCGCTCCGCCGCAGGATTGGACTTGTGCTGCAGGACGTCTTTCTGTTTTCCGGTTCCGTCGCGGAAAACATCCGCCTGGGCAACCGCGATTTGGACGACGCCGTGGTGCGACAGTGCGCCGCCTATGTGAACGCGGCCCGATTCATCGAGCGGCTGCCCGGCGCATACGCATATGAAGTGGGCGAGCGCGGCTGCAATCTCTCGACGGGGCAGCGTCAGCTCCTTGCTTTTGCGCGAGCGCTTGCGCACGGCCCGCGCATTCTCGTGCTCGATGAGGCAACCTCGAGCGTGGACCCCGAATCCGAGGCGCTTATCCAGGACGCAATCAACAAGCTCCTGGCGGGCCGCACGTCGATCGTCATCGCGCACCGCCTGAGCACCATTCAGCACTGCGACCGCATCGTGGTCCTGCATCACGGCCGTATCCGCGAAATGGGCACGCACCAGGAACTCCTGGCCCTCGGCGGCTTGTATCGCACCCTATATGAGTTGCAGTATAGAGACCAGGCGCTCACGGAGAGGACATGA
- a CDS encoding sulfurtransferase: MEAVTFVMLLIATDQLQQLQGVQVVDARPIEAYAAAHLPGALHLDPATLSEERDGVQGLLKPVETLAALLSEAGLQPARHVVVYSGMDKPDDLKNAARLFWILEYLGFPRVSVLDGGFAKWRAEGRPVEAGAPPVPPEPVPELSLTPRPELLAVREDVLAIIGTSRGTLVDMRAPEEYAGLAKKDFVLRAGHIPGACNLPATDFAVKMGSDIAPYYTLRPVTELKQAIQGDASAPVITYCNTGRDASVGYLVYRLAGIDRVAVYDGSMAEWGNHPGLSVAGHATQE, encoded by the coding sequence ATGGAAGCAGTGACCTTCGTCATGCTGTTGATTGCCACGGACCAATTGCAGCAGCTACAGGGCGTACAGGTGGTCGACGCCCGGCCCATCGAAGCCTATGCCGCCGCGCATTTGCCTGGCGCGCTGCACCTCGACCCCGCCACACTCTCGGAGGAACGGGACGGCGTACAGGGATTGCTGAAACCCGTCGAGACGCTTGCCGCGCTGTTGTCTGAAGCCGGGTTGCAGCCCGCCCGTCACGTTGTCGTCTATTCCGGAATGGACAAGCCGGACGACCTCAAGAATGCGGCCCGGCTGTTCTGGATTCTGGAATATCTGGGTTTCCCCCGAGTATCGGTGCTGGACGGCGGTTTCGCAAAGTGGCGGGCTGAGGGCCGTCCTGTCGAAGCGGGGGCGCCGCCCGTGCCCCCGGAACCCGTGCCGGAACTCTCTCTGACGCCCCGCCCGGAATTGCTCGCTGTCCGCGAAGACGTGCTGGCGATTATCGGAACATCCCGCGGAACGTTGGTGGACATGCGGGCGCCGGAGGAATACGCCGGTCTCGCGAAGAAGGATTTCGTGTTGCGCGCCGGGCACATCCCGGGCGCGTGCAACCTGCCTGCAACCGACTTCGCCGTCAAGATGGGCAGCGATATCGCGCCCTACTACACTCTGCGGCCTGTGACTGAATTGAAGCAGGCCATTCAAGGAGACGCCTCCGCGCCGGTCATCACCTACTGCAATACCGGCCGCGACGCGTCCGTGGGTTATCTCGTGTACCGCTTGGCCGGAATTGACCGGGTTGCCGTGTACGACGGTTCCATGGCGGAGTGGGGGAATCACCCCGGCCTTAGTGTCGCGGGCCATGCGACGCAAGAGTGA